One Gloeothece verrucosa PCC 7822 DNA window includes the following coding sequences:
- a CDS encoding helicase HerA domain-containing protein has protein sequence MKPKIPKISIKEGSRTFTMTPIENHLHLQAMVSIRLRNRHLGAYLLKKNKSAPWQLVFGFSCEGIHSFLSAEEIEGVFDQVEAGLKDFPQSESVTFHLGAFKTDRDRQSSLASLIKRAPTDEVKFLLTGERQRVQELAASGLREPKVLKVYVTYTFGSSEQEYSDWTERALGKLEESLGWMRGEGAATQAIRLEQMLGAGFNNGYLVWEQLFINKLKLKIAPMTETELWETLWYRLNSRTAPIEIPQLLIFDEDGIREEINSEVHSATLLFADSVPKADRKWIKCGNKYTSVLTFWDKPAGWKDKRQQLHYLWDVIARDLVTDTEIFCQITPANPTLVRTTVQRLIKQSTSATVRANERQNVDVAASINAKRSVEAQESLYEGAVPFHTGITFLVHRNTLEELDDANRSLENFFLRPAWVVRETEVAWKIWLQTLPIVQEKLLSFRYGNRRLVYLSKELPGLIPIVTTLSPDKDGLELIGEDGGTPVYINLFRSEGKHLGVFGTTRSGKSVLVSGILTHALARNVPVVALDYPKPDGTSTFTDYTEFVSPLGAYFDVGAESINLFERPDLSALPPDEQARRFEDYKDFLSGCLVAMVVGVNTEETLKTTIRTVLYCILNRFFADDIILERYQKAEAEGLGTQAWQEIPTLRDYLQFCTLEEISNLLQLEEGINWNLVPKALEQIRLRLIYWANSRVGKAISSPSTVPTDSMLLVFALRQVSQSEDAAILSLVAYAAALRRAMASPMSIFFIDESPILFQFPEIAQLVAMLCANGAKAGIRVIITAQDPNTIALSGKVGAQILQNLSVRLIGRIQRTATPSFVQIFGYPVEIIAQCERFLPNKQGVFTGWLLDDSGIYTFCRYYPAYVQLGVVANNPDEQAIRAEYLLHYPDKFEAIAFFSQILCRSLRSGVSLADLFEGEDIKPKTGTETIKEKENLILSGF, from the coding sequence ATGAAGCCAAAAATCCCTAAAATATCCATCAAAGAGGGGTCACGAACATTTACCATGACTCCCATTGAGAACCATCTGCACCTCCAAGCAATGGTTAGCATTCGTCTCAGAAATCGGCATTTGGGAGCTTATCTACTCAAAAAGAATAAATCAGCCCCCTGGCAACTGGTTTTCGGTTTTTCTTGCGAGGGCATCCATAGTTTTCTGTCTGCCGAAGAAATTGAGGGCGTTTTTGACCAAGTAGAAGCCGGTTTGAAAGATTTTCCGCAGTCTGAGTCAGTAACCTTTCATTTAGGAGCATTTAAAACTGATAGAGATCGTCAATCGAGTCTTGCCTCTCTCATTAAACGTGCCCCTACCGATGAGGTTAAATTCCTGCTGACCGGAGAACGTCAGCGTGTCCAAGAATTAGCCGCGTCAGGGCTGCGAGAACCGAAAGTGCTAAAAGTTTACGTTACCTATACCTTCGGCTCATCCGAGCAAGAATACTCAGACTGGACAGAACGCGCCCTCGGTAAACTCGAAGAATCTCTCGGATGGATGCGAGGAGAAGGAGCAGCAACACAAGCTATACGTCTTGAACAAATGCTCGGTGCGGGGTTCAATAACGGTTATTTAGTTTGGGAACAACTGTTTATCAACAAACTGAAGCTAAAAATTGCCCCCATGACGGAAACTGAGTTATGGGAAACGTTATGGTATCGTCTGAACTCTCGCACTGCACCCATCGAAATTCCTCAACTTCTTATTTTCGATGAGGACGGTATTCGTGAGGAAATTAACTCAGAAGTTCATAGCGCTACACTGCTATTTGCTGACTCCGTACCGAAAGCTGATCGTAAATGGATCAAATGTGGCAATAAATATACCAGCGTTTTAACCTTTTGGGACAAACCTGCGGGATGGAAAGATAAAAGGCAGCAATTACATTACCTTTGGGATGTCATTGCCAGAGATTTAGTGACGGATACCGAAATTTTCTGCCAAATCACTCCAGCCAACCCGACATTAGTTAGAACCACCGTTCAACGCCTGATTAAACAATCGACCTCCGCCACCGTCAGAGCTAACGAGCGGCAAAATGTTGATGTAGCCGCCAGCATCAACGCCAAGCGTTCCGTTGAAGCACAAGAGAGCTTGTATGAGGGAGCAGTCCCTTTTCATACGGGTATAACCTTTCTCGTTCACCGAAATACCTTAGAAGAACTTGATGATGCAAATCGTTCCTTAGAAAACTTCTTTTTACGCCCGGCTTGGGTAGTACGAGAAACCGAAGTGGCTTGGAAAATTTGGTTACAAACCCTGCCCATCGTGCAAGAGAAATTACTTTCTTTCCGATACGGAAATCGAAGATTGGTCTATCTCAGTAAAGAATTACCTGGGTTAATTCCCATAGTAACCACTCTCAGCCCCGATAAAGATGGTTTGGAATTAATCGGCGAAGATGGCGGTACACCAGTTTATATCAACCTTTTCCGTTCAGAAGGCAAACACTTGGGCGTATTTGGTACAACCCGCTCAGGTAAATCCGTCCTAGTCTCTGGCATCCTCACTCATGCTTTAGCCCGTAACGTTCCTGTGGTAGCTCTCGACTATCCCAAACCAGACGGGACAAGCACTTTTACCGATTACACCGAATTTGTCAGTCCTTTAGGAGCCTACTTCGATGTTGGGGCAGAATCGATCAACCTGTTTGAACGTCCCGACCTTTCCGCATTGCCTCCTGATGAACAGGCGCGACGCTTTGAGGATTATAAAGACTTCCTTTCGGGTTGTCTCGTCGCAATGGTCGTAGGAGTTAACACAGAAGAAACGCTTAAAACCACTATCCGCACCGTTCTCTACTGCATCCTCAACCGCTTTTTTGCTGATGATATTATCTTAGAACGCTATCAGAAAGCGGAAGCAGAAGGGTTAGGCACACAAGCGTGGCAAGAAATTCCTACCCTGCGAGATTACCTACAATTTTGTACTTTAGAGGAAATCAGCAACCTTTTACAACTTGAAGAGGGAATTAACTGGAATTTAGTCCCCAAAGCTTTAGAGCAAATTCGTCTGAGGCTGATTTATTGGGCAAACAGTCGCGTCGGCAAAGCAATTTCGTCTCCTTCCACTGTTCCGACAGATTCAATGTTGCTGGTATTTGCCCTACGGCAAGTCTCCCAGAGCGAAGATGCGGCTATCCTCTCTTTGGTTGCCTACGCTGCGGCATTACGTCGGGCAATGGCCTCCCCGATGAGCATCTTCTTTATAGACGAGTCTCCTATTCTCTTCCAATTTCCTGAAATTGCCCAACTGGTAGCCATGCTCTGCGCTAACGGTGCAAAAGCGGGTATTCGTGTCATCATTACCGCACAAGACCCCAATACGATCGCTTTGTCCGGCAAAGTGGGGGCGCAAATTCTCCAGAACTTAAGCGTTCGTTTGATTGGACGGATTCAACGAACAGCCACACCGAGTTTTGTACAAATCTTCGGTTATCCCGTCGAAATTATCGCCCAATGTGAGCGGTTTTTACCGAATAAACAGGGCGTTTTTACCGGGTGGCTACTCGACGACAGTGGAATTTATACCTTCTGCCGTTATTATCCCGCCTATGTTCAATTGGGGGTGGTGGCGAATAATCCCGATGAACAAGCCATCCGTGCCGAATACTTACTTCACTACCCCGACAAGTTTGAAGCGATCGCATTCTTCAGTCAAATTCTTTGCCGTTCCTTACGCTCAGGAGTTTCCTTAGCTGATTTGTTTGAAGGAGAAGACATAAAGCCGAAAACAGGAACAGAAACTATTAAAGAAAAAGAGAACTTGATTTTATCGGGCTTTTAA
- a CDS encoding type IV secretory system conjugative DNA transfer family protein: MNNHYVAVKPANDAFGRAFNNMSRSISPQQGMMLLACLGFVGLLALMGKTGGKKGKLAKGYFGGRAEKSAAKRIALKQMRHKKENAVSVWVGTPTQNPLAPSPLYLPDAQRGTAVLGAPGTGKTVSVIDQLAISVIEQGFPMILWDFKFPTQTSRLAAYAVKNGYQLHIFAPGYRESEVCNPLEFLKDDTDSMMARQFAEVMNQNFKRSGQTSEDGFFGPAGDQVTEAIMMLARGTEYPDLMMCQALASRTDLAQQIIKQKDKLNPWILASFGQLISSAQSEKTVSSILATANINFTRFMKADVLPAFCGKTTIPTFLEGKQMLVLGLDREKRDVLAPLIAAILHLLVNRNVSRKRSDPLFLIADEVPTLYLPGLHHWLNENREDGLCTVLGFQNLVQMEKMYGEDLARAIIGGCATKIIFNPQDQDSAKLFSDYLGSKEVKFKQKSKGRSGGKASTNISEQIQTKPLFEASDFLQLPTGRCILLNPHFKRGKAAYIPLLESINLSSDYQTILKWSETRWDKVRGGLAERSTQISITGEDLAARYQLAQKMFPGGKNKGEESELFAAML, from the coding sequence ATGAATAATCATTATGTTGCCGTAAAACCGGCTAATGATGCTTTTGGTCGTGCTTTTAATAATATGTCTCGCTCTATCTCCCCTCAGCAGGGGATGATGTTGCTTGCCTGTCTGGGATTTGTCGGGCTACTTGCTTTGATGGGTAAAACCGGGGGTAAGAAGGGCAAGCTGGCTAAGGGGTATTTTGGTGGACGTGCAGAAAAGTCAGCCGCTAAACGAATTGCCCTCAAACAAATGCGGCATAAGAAGGAAAATGCGGTTTCAGTTTGGGTGGGAACGCCTACCCAAAACCCTTTAGCTCCTTCACCTCTATATCTTCCTGATGCTCAGAGGGGTACGGCGGTTCTCGGTGCGCCTGGAACGGGTAAGACGGTTTCAGTCATTGACCAACTAGCCATTTCGGTCATTGAACAGGGATTTCCCATGATTTTATGGGATTTTAAATTCCCTACCCAAACTTCCCGTCTAGCTGCTTATGCGGTTAAAAATGGCTACCAACTGCATATTTTCGCCCCTGGCTATCGTGAATCCGAGGTTTGTAATCCTTTGGAGTTTTTAAAAGATGATACTGATTCGATGATGGCGCGACAGTTCGCTGAGGTGATGAACCAAAATTTTAAGCGTTCTGGGCAAACCTCTGAGGATGGTTTTTTTGGACCCGCCGGAGATCAGGTGACGGAAGCGATCATGATGTTGGCACGAGGTACAGAGTATCCTGATTTGATGATGTGTCAGGCATTGGCAAGTCGTACTGATTTGGCTCAACAAATTATCAAGCAGAAGGATAAACTCAATCCCTGGATTTTGGCTAGTTTTGGGCAATTAATTTCCAGTGCCCAATCAGAAAAGACGGTTAGTTCTATTCTGGCAACCGCTAATATTAATTTTACTCGCTTCATGAAAGCGGATGTTTTACCGGCTTTTTGTGGTAAGACTACGATTCCAACTTTTTTAGAAGGAAAGCAAATGTTAGTGTTGGGATTGGACAGGGAAAAACGTGATGTTCTTGCTCCTTTGATTGCTGCTATCCTTCATTTATTAGTTAATAGAAATGTTTCAAGAAAGCGTTCTGACCCATTATTTCTAATAGCTGATGAAGTCCCAACCCTTTATTTACCAGGGCTTCATCATTGGTTAAATGAGAATAGGGAAGATGGTTTGTGTACCGTTTTAGGCTTTCAAAATTTGGTACAAATGGAGAAAATGTACGGTGAAGATTTAGCCAGAGCTATTATTGGAGGCTGTGCTACGAAAATAATTTTTAACCCACAAGATCAAGATTCGGCTAAATTATTTTCCGATTATCTCGGTTCTAAAGAGGTTAAGTTTAAACAAAAAAGTAAGGGCAGAAGTGGAGGGAAAGCCAGTACCAATATTTCTGAACAAATTCAAACGAAACCCCTGTTTGAAGCCTCGGATTTTCTTCAATTACCTACGGGTCGTTGTATTCTGCTCAATCCTCATTTTAAGCGGGGTAAAGCGGCTTACATACCGCTCTTAGAATCAATTAATTTAAGCAGTGATTATCAGACTATTTTGAAATGGTCAGAAACCCGTTGGGACAAGGTGAGAGGAGGTTTAGCAGAGCGTAGCACACAGATTTCTATTACCGGGGAGGATTTGGCGGCGCGTTATCAACTGGCTCAAAAGATGTTTCCAGGCGGGAAAAATAAGGGCGAGGAGAGTGAACTTTTTGCGGCGATGTTGTGA
- a CDS encoding type II toxin-antitoxin system RelE family toxin: protein MKTEYLPTFIKDLKALKSTQVYTTIKNFVFEDILAYDNLNEIGNIKKLKGEDNAYRLRIGDYRIGFFLTDDTITFSRILHRREFYRYFP from the coding sequence ATGAAAACCGAGTATCTTCCTACCTTTATCAAAGATCTTAAAGCCTTGAAAAGTACCCAAGTTTACACAACGATTAAAAATTTTGTCTTTGAGGATATTTTAGCTTATGACAATCTTAACGAGATCGGCAACATAAAAAAGTTAAAAGGAGAAGATAATGCTTACCGGCTTCGCATTGGTGATTATAGAATAGGCTTTTTTTTAACAGACGATACCATTACTTTCTCTCGCATCCTGCATCGACGAGAATTTTATCGTTATTTTCCCTAG
- a CDS encoding relaxase/mobilization nuclease domain-containing protein: MIAKQVQGTNFKNVLDYVHKKAGAKLIGTNMTGKEPESLAVEFRISAQLRRRVTKCVYHVSLSVSKEEKLAQQQWIKIARAYLKGMEFDANQYAIYRHTDREHDHIHIIASRIRITDGSVVNDSWQYRRSEKLVRQLEQDFSLSTTQSSWEKRKRSAKRRSPTASAPTTGEIRQQRRTGELNKRSQLQGIIEQALRDRPSVEEFISRLRDKKVNVRLRKSHIGQIEGISYKFNGVAFQGRQLGKDYSWTSLKSVLATQNSHELTQDELNPQIEALTVVTNDSAELVPHPKQDAQSNKVQKPKNNNQETENNQLEQLKNYNQEVESDELEQQKKTLRDKYVHLASLVRQLPQFYDRETREIDIGVTLLSLKLGDDLQEAKVILTQSNQVKQWHQELPRETYLKIAREYILKVTNKATELIEENHLNQKRVELER; the protein is encoded by the coding sequence ATGATAGCTAAACAGGTTCAAGGCACGAACTTTAAGAATGTCTTGGATTATGTACACAAGAAAGCCGGAGCCAAGTTAATTGGCACAAACATGACGGGAAAAGAGCCAGAAAGCCTAGCCGTTGAATTTCGCATATCTGCCCAATTAAGAAGGCGAGTTACCAAATGCGTTTATCACGTTAGTCTTTCTGTCTCTAAGGAGGAAAAACTAGCCCAACAACAGTGGATTAAAATTGCCCGTGCTTATCTAAAAGGGATGGAATTTGACGCAAACCAATACGCTATTTACCGCCACACCGATAGAGAACACGATCACATTCACATTATCGCTAGTCGTATTAGAATTACCGATGGCTCTGTGGTTAATGATTCGTGGCAGTATAGGCGCTCTGAGAAATTAGTCAGACAATTAGAGCAAGACTTTAGCCTTTCTACGACGCAAAGCAGTTGGGAGAAAAGAAAGCGATCCGCGAAGCGGCGCTCGCCTACGGCGAGCGCGCCAACCACCGGAGAAATACGGCAACAGAGAAGGACAGGTGAACTTAACAAAAGAAGCCAGCTTCAGGGGATAATCGAACAAGCTTTAAGAGATCGTCCCTCTGTTGAGGAATTTATAAGCCGATTGAGGGATAAAAAGGTAAATGTTCGGCTCAGAAAATCGCACATAGGACAAATAGAGGGAATTTCCTATAAATTCAACGGTGTAGCCTTCCAAGGACGGCAACTTGGTAAGGATTATTCTTGGACTAGCTTAAAATCTGTCTTGGCTACTCAAAATAGTCATGAACTAACTCAGGATGAGTTGAATCCTCAAATTGAAGCCCTCACAGTTGTTACTAATGACAGTGCCGAACTTGTTCCGCACCCGAAACAAGATGCACAGAGTAACAAAGTACAAAAGCCGAAAAACAACAATCAAGAAACAGAGAATAACCAATTAGAACAACTGAAAAACTATAACCAGGAAGTAGAAAGTGACGAGCTAGAACAGCAGAAAAAGACATTAAGAGATAAATATGTTCATCTTGCCTCCCTTGTTCGGCAACTGCCTCAATTTTATGATAGGGAAACCAGAGAGATCGATATTGGAGTGACTTTGTTATCGTTAAAGTTGGGTGATGACTTACAGGAAGCCAAAGTAATTTTGACTCAGAGTAATCAGGTTAAACAATGGCATCAAGAATTACCAAGAGAGACTTATCTTAAGATAGCTAGAGAATATATTCTAAAGGTTACTAATAAGGCTACTGAGCTAATTGAGGAAAATCATTTAAACCAAAAAAGGGTTGAATTAGAACGATAA
- a CDS encoding plasmid mobilization protein yields MKLKQQRTDIVSVRFLPEEKEKLAQIAAQRNITVSGLVRLNALAQSDNSHIKFVPEVNRKLYFELGKVAEKLQENELNNDSLNSLYSLLNEVRKELIGIKPAPRSALNQ; encoded by the coding sequence TTGAAGCTCAAACAACAAAGGACGGATATAGTCAGCGTTCGTTTTCTGCCGGAAGAAAAAGAAAAATTAGCCCAAATAGCGGCTCAACGGAATATAACCGTAAGTGGACTGGTGAGATTAAATGCCCTCGCTCAAAGCGATAACAGTCACATCAAATTTGTCCCAGAAGTCAATCGAAAACTTTATTTTGAACTGGGAAAAGTTGCCGAAAAGCTTCAAGAAAATGAGTTAAACAACGATTCTTTAAATAGCTTATACTCGCTTCTTAATGAAGTGAGAAAAGAATTGATAGGAATAAAACCAGCCCCTAGGTCAGCACTCAATCAATGA
- a CDS encoding tRNA(His) guanylyltransferase Thg1 family protein translates to MKFEELDAKLRVFETGHDFCVLPEIFMIARLDGRNFTRLTKDTHQFEAPFDLKFRDYMVATVEHLMNCGFRVVYGYTQSDEISLLLHRDETTFGRKLRKLNSVLAGEASAKLSLLLGTLAAFDCRISQLPTLNLVVDYFRI, encoded by the coding sequence ATGAAATTTGAAGAATTAGACGCGAAGCTTAGAGTTTTTGAGACAGGGCACGATTTTTGTGTTCTGCCAGAAATTTTCATGATCGCTCGTCTTGATGGACGTAATTTCACCCGATTGACTAAAGACACTCATCAGTTTGAAGCGCCCTTTGACCTTAAATTTCGGGATTACATGGTAGCAACCGTAGAACACTTGATGAACTGTGGATTTCGAGTAGTCTATGGTTACACCCAGAGCGATGAAATATCACTGTTACTGCATAGAGACGAAACTACCTTCGGGCGAAAGCTCAGAAAACTTAATTCTGTCTTAGCAGGAGAGGCCAGTGCTAAACTATCTCTACTGCTGGGTACATTAGCCGCGTTTGATTGCCGTATTTCTCAACTACCAACCTTAAATTTAGTGGTTGATTATTTCCGTATTTAG